CCCGACGACCTGCCCGGGCTGCTTCAAAACTCCCAACGTGGAGTCGAGCTCGTACCTTCAAAAAGGTTGAAGGAGCGCGACCGCATAGCCCGCATCCTGGTCGCTCGCAAAATTGCACAGAAGCGGTTCGCGGCCTGCAGCCTCCAGGTTGCGCAATCCGGCCAGTCGCCCTCCTCGCTGCAGGTGCTCAGCTCCGCCTGGACAGGCGATCTGCCAAGCGCAACCGGCAAAGCGCTGCTCAACGATCCCGACGCCGCAGACGCTACCCTCAAACTCATCTTCGATACCGAGGTCCAAACCAACCAGGTCTGCGGCGCGCCCACCGGAGACGACGCGCTGCTGCTGTTGCTCGCGCAGTCTCCCAACGCACAGGAGGAATAATCCAGGAGTGAAGAAAGCGACGTCATGGACATAGAGCCCGCAGCAAACGAAATAAAGCCGCCACGCTCAGTGTGGTCTGATCCGCTTGAAGCGGCGAAGATCGCGCCCGACCGTGAAGAGCGCCTGTTCCTGCTGCTCTCTATCTTCATCGGCGTCATCTCCGGCCTGCTCGTCGTCGCATTCCGCATGGCCATCGAGTGGCTGCGCGTACTGCTGCTCGGCTCCTCGCCCGGCCCCGGGCAACATCGTCTCCTGATTGTGCCCGCGCTCGCCGGAATCATCATCGCGTTGCTTACTCGCTACGTCTTTCCTAACGTGCGCGGCAGCGGCATCAACCAGACCAAAGCCGCGCTCTACATCCACAACGGATACATCTCCTCGCGCACCGTCATCGGCAAATTCCTCCTCTCAGCGCTCGCGATCGGCAGCGGCCACTCCCTCGGCCCCGAAGACCCATCGCTGCAAATCGGCGCAGGCGTAGCCTCACTCATCAGCCGCCGCGTCGGCATGTCAAAAGCGAAGCTCCGCATCTTCGCCCCGATCGGTGCGGCAGCCGGCCTCGCTGCTGCATTCAACGCTCCCATCTCTGCAATCCTCTTCGTCATCGAAGAAGTCATCGGCCAGTGGAGCGCCGCCGTCCTCGGCTCCATCGTGCTCTCCGCTGTGTCCAGCGTCGTCGTCGCCCGCTGGTTCTGGGGCTCGGAGCCGATGTTCCGCATCCCGCCCGTCAACTTGCGCGACCCGCGCGAGCTGCTTGCCTACGCAGTGCTCGGCGTCGTCGGCGGCATCTTCGCCCTGATCTTCTCGAAGGCGCTCGGCTATCTGCGCCCATGGCTTCGCAAGCAACCCACATGGTCGCAATTGCTACAACCAGCCGCAGCGGGCCTGATCGTAGGCGGCATCGGCTACTTCGGCCTGCCACAGGTCATGGGCGCAGGATACGAAGCAATCGACCAGGCCATGCACTCGCAGTTCGCCTGGAAGATGCTTCTGATTCTCGCCATCTTCAAGCTCATTGCTACAACAGTCTCTTTCTCCAGCGGCACACCAGGAGGCATGTTCGCCCCCACACTCTTCGTCGGCGCGATGCTCGGCGCATCTGTAGGCGCATTCGAAAAACTCTACTTCCCTCACCTCACCGGCTCGCTCGGCTCCTACGCGCTCGTAGGAATGGGCGTGCTCTTCGCGGCATTCCTGCGCGCTCCACTCACATCCGTCTTCATGGTGCTCGAAGTCAGCGGCAACTATTCCATTGTCATCCCTGTAATCCTCGCGAACACGCTGGCATACCTCATCGCCCGCAGCCTGCAACCAGTCCCCATCTTCGAACTCATGACCAACCAGGACGGCCTCTATCTCCCATCCATGGAAGAGCAGCGCGAAGAAAGCAATCTGCACATCGAAGACGCGATGCACCCGGTAGCCGTGCCCGTGCTTCACGCCGCATGGACATTGGACGACGCATCACGCGAACTCGCTCAGTATGGTGGCCTCAAAAACATACCCATCGCGCTCATCCGCTATACCAACGGCACCTGGTACACCGCAAAGAGCGAAGAGCTGGCAGCCATCTTCGCCAACCCCGCAGGCAAAGACGAGCACCCCTCCGCTGGCCACTCCTTAGGCGAGCGCTTCGGCACAGAGCGCACCCCGCTGCTCTTCCCCGACCTGCCACTCGACAGCGTCCTCCCATACTTCGAACGCTGGCCGCTCCTGCCCATCACCAACCGTGCCCAGCGCGGGTCACTCGAAGGCGTCGTAACCCTCGACGAAGTACTCAAACGCTACCAGCAGCATTGAAGATATACACAAACTCAAAAACAGATTACGATTCCTCTGAATCGATTTAGAACAACATCGCCGCATCGAAAGAGGACACCATGAATCTGTCGCGTCGTGACTTTTCAAAGCTGGGTGCAATGGGTCTGGCGTCCCGTATGCTGCCCGAAGGATTCGGCCAAACCAGCAGCCGCAAAATCGGCTACTGCGTCATCGGCATCGGCAGAATCGCCGACCACTTCCTCCGCGGCGTGCAGGAGAGCTCCCACTCAAAGATCACAGGCTTCGTCAGCGGCCATCGAGACAAAGCCGAGCGCTTCGCCGCGCAATACGGCGTGCCGAAAGACTCCATCTACAACTACGAAGACATGGACCGCATGATCGACAACAAGCAGATCGACGCCGTCTACGTCGCCCTGCCCAACAACATGCACGCCGAGTACACCATTCGCTCCGCCAAAGCAGGCAAGCACGTCCTCTGCGAAAAGCCCATGTCCACCACCGTAGCCGATGCCGAAGCCATGATCGCCGCCTGCAAATCCGCAAACGTGAAGCTGATGATCGCCTACCGCCTGCACTACGAACCCTTCAATCTGAAGGCCATCCAGATGATCCGCAACGGCGACATCGGCGAGGTGCAAACCATCAACGGCGCCTTCGGCTTCAACTCTCCTCAAGGCGAGTGGCGCCTCACCAAAAAATACGGCGGCGGAGGCTCACTCTTCGACGTAGGCATCTACGTCGTAAACGCGTGCCGTTATCTCACCGGCGAAGAGCCCGCAAGCTTCACCGGCATAACGTCAACGCTCGACCACGATGGCCGCTTCAACGAAGTCGAAGAGAATGTCTCATGGACGATGAAGTTTCCCTCAGGCATCCTCGCCACCGGCAGCAGCACCTATGGGACGCAGATGCCCGGCTACTTCAAAGTCTTTGGCACAAAAGGCTGGCTCGGCATGAACCCTGCGTACAACTACGACGGCCTACGCCTGCAGGCAAATTACTGGAAGACGCCAGGAAGTCCGCTCGTGAAGATTGACGAGATCAACCCCGAGCGCGACCCGAAGCAATTCGCCCGCGAAGCCGACCACATGTCCGAGTGCATCCTGAACAACCGCACGCCGT
This is a stretch of genomic DNA from Edaphobacter acidisoli. It encodes these proteins:
- a CDS encoding chloride channel protein; the encoded protein is MDIEPAANEIKPPRSVWSDPLEAAKIAPDREERLFLLLSIFIGVISGLLVVAFRMAIEWLRVLLLGSSPGPGQHRLLIVPALAGIIIALLTRYVFPNVRGSGINQTKAALYIHNGYISSRTVIGKFLLSALAIGSGHSLGPEDPSLQIGAGVASLISRRVGMSKAKLRIFAPIGAAAGLAAAFNAPISAILFVIEEVIGQWSAAVLGSIVLSAVSSVVVARWFWGSEPMFRIPPVNLRDPRELLAYAVLGVVGGIFALIFSKALGYLRPWLRKQPTWSQLLQPAAAGLIVGGIGYFGLPQVMGAGYEAIDQAMHSQFAWKMLLILAIFKLIATTVSFSSGTPGGMFAPTLFVGAMLGASVGAFEKLYFPHLTGSLGSYALVGMGVLFAAFLRAPLTSVFMVLEVSGNYSIVIPVILANTLAYLIARSLQPVPIFELMTNQDGLYLPSMEEQREESNLHIEDAMHPVAVPVLHAAWTLDDASRELAQYGGLKNIPIALIRYTNGTWYTAKSEELAAIFANPAGKDEHPSAGHSLGERFGTERTPLLFPDLPLDSVLPYFERWPLLPITNRAQRGSLEGVVTLDEVLKRYQQH
- a CDS encoding Gfo/Idh/MocA family protein; the encoded protein is MNLSRRDFSKLGAMGLASRMLPEGFGQTSSRKIGYCVIGIGRIADHFLRGVQESSHSKITGFVSGHRDKAERFAAQYGVPKDSIYNYEDMDRMIDNKQIDAVYVALPNNMHAEYTIRSAKAGKHVLCEKPMSTTVADAEAMIAACKSANVKLMIAYRLHYEPFNLKAIQMIRNGDIGEVQTINGAFGFNSPQGEWRLTKKYGGGGSLFDVGIYVVNACRYLTGEEPASFTGITSTLDHDGRFNEVEENVSWTMKFPSGILATGSSTYGTQMPGYFKVFGTKGWLGMNPAYNYDGLRLQANYWKTPGSPLVKIDEINPERDPKQFAREADHMSECILNNRTPSSPGEEGLRDMRYIKAIYHAAGVDVA